The Salminus brasiliensis chromosome 4, fSalBra1.hap2, whole genome shotgun sequence nucleotide sequence aagctgccactgttaggccctttaccctctctgctcctcgggtgctggagttggctgcccaccgctctgtgtgtgtgtgtgtgtgtgtgtgtgtgtgtgtgtgtgtgtgtgtgtgtgtgtgtgtatactcactgcccctagttcactagtgagtgtgtgttcactaccacagatgggtgtGAACacaatgcggaggacacatttcgctgtgcagtgcacactgtacagtgacaaatacgtgcacctttaccttgaTATTTTTGTAGGGCTGACAAATGCGAAACATATTTAATAGAAACACAAACATGAATTTGTTGTGTAAGTTATTATTCTAAAAATTCTTGCCAAACTTACAGCTGGTAGGTTTGTGCCCACATAAAATAATTTGCTTAATAGAACCCATTGGATTAACCAACCCACAGTACAGTGAGTACTCTGAGgagctcagagcagatctgagaaggataaTTGTGGATCTGCACAAGACAGGAATGTTGTATCTCAGAGCCATTTCTAAATACCTGCAGATTTCCAGATCAGTCTTGTTCTGGGACTGTttggctgccagtggaactgttACACTGCACAAAGTAGTGGAAATAATGAAGGAGGAtaacctcagaattcttcagtatGACCTTAAACAATCAGCTAGACTGTTCAAGTGTGGACACAATCAGATTTTCCAACATGACAGTGATCCCACATACAGtggtcctgacctcaacccatattttaattgtttattGCAACCCAACATTTAATGGTCAAATATCTGACCTGAATTCCACTTGAAGCTTGTGGATGGCAACCAAAATTGTCTGGAACAACTTGCTTTTGgatatttaaccaaatattaggtgtgctATATGTACATTATTGACCTTGTGTTGATATTGGGTTTATAACACACATTGTGCTTCAGATAAATCATTGAAAAATAATTGAAAGCCAAATATTGCCATAATATTCATGTCTATGATAAATGTATGTATCTATATACTATAGATTTTACATTTCTTAAGTTGTAATACAGACTAAAAGTCAGATCACTCTTCTTCTAGCAGAATAGTCCTGTGCATGATTCTTACAGAATGAATGTGACAGCTGTTAAGTTTACTGCTGAATAGGATTCAACCCGACAATCAAACTCaatgacagtgacagtgacagtgcAAGGCATCACTCACGCTGTCCCATTGATGAGTCCAAATGAGCTGTCATCTTCTTTCTTGTCATTGTACACATCAAAACAGTCAGTGATTTCCTCCTCAAAGTCACTGTGCACCTTGCATGACTTGTTCTTTACTTTCAGCTGACGGACACGGGGGACACCCAGGAGCATGTTCTCATAGTAGATGAAGGAGTGTGTTCCGGTCTGAAGAGACTGGTTGTTGTACCAGCTGGTCCAGTAGAGGCCATCTAACAGTGGACCTTGTGCATACTGAACAGAACACATCATGCAGGGTAACTATTTGCTTGTGGGTTTTTTATATCCAAGGAAAATGTGGAATGAAAATATGAATTCATATATTCGTTATACATAATGCTAATAAAGTGAATCAAATGACACAATAGTATAATAGtctaatactattattatactattgtactattattattattattattattattattatcattattattattattattataagacaCAATAGTATAACACTATAAAATAGTAATTCTCAGCATCAGAACTGTGAAAAGACTCTTATAATCTTGAATGAGTAATGATTGAGTTCATACTGAGTTTATACTCCTGTCTTTAGTAAATAGTGTTATATATAGTTAAACTAGTGTTAGTATACTAGTGTTTAATGAAATCTGTACAAAACAGGAGACATGTAAAAGTACTGAGCAAAGGACTTATGCTAAAGTCTCctttgtctgtccatctgctctTATTGTTGTCCAGAAGAAACTACTGTAAGTAAGTAAGGACATCTCCTGTTTGACTTTTCTCTCCTCTGGGATGTTTAGTGGGTACTCCTACAGGCTAAACAAGCAATTGCTGAACAACATTCATTGTGTTTTCAACATGTTTTccagtttaataaataatatattttatgacAAAATGATGTGCATATCTAAAGTCCAGCCAAATCCAGTCAAGTTCCTCAATACAGAATGACAGGGACTACTTACACTCCAAAAATCATCCATGTTGGAAATGGACTGGAATGACACCCCGCTGTCACCCGGTAAATTCACAAACAGATCAGTCATAACCTTAGTGTAGTAATAGGTGGTGGAGCTGGTCATTCCGTAGGTCACTGCAACACAGCACGATAACTGCTAATTACAGAAGTGACAACATACTCAGATTCCTATCAGAGAACTGGCTGTGTGTGCTGTTCAGTCTCACAATGACAAGAGCTATAAAAGCAAAGCTTTTAATGCCGGATTCATTCATTTACAGTGGACACATCGTAAAAGCTAAATGCCTCAATTAGGAGAGAGTGATTTGTTTGAGGAAGGAAAACACTGGAGAACACAAATAGCTCCCATAAACAATGCTCGTCCAGCATACAAAGTCTAAATGGCCAGCCGTGGGCTGTTATCAGTTAAAGccagcagtgtgcagtttgTGTTCCTTTCAGTATTGACGCTCCCCTGCACAATGCTCTGTATGTCACATGGGAGGGGGTACCTTTCATAATAGGCACTTAGACTGAGGCAGATCACTAAAGATAATAGAATCCGGTGGTAGGAAAACCCAGTGGATTAGGATGGACAGTGGTCACTTCAGCTATCGATAAAACAATACTGTTTCTGAAATTGTGCTCTTCTGAGAATCTAGTGATAGTCatatgattatttaatattgGCATACATCAGTAAATCAGTCAGTTAGCAGAAATATTCAGAAAAAACTGCCTCATTATGACAACTTAAATTTATTGAAATAAAATAGCAAAGTAGCCTTTCTGATCATTTAACAACACTTCTAAAATTACAGCTCAATAGTTATCCATATTGAAACACATATAACAAAAATGTGGTAGATTTAGAACCATCATACTTACACAGACATATGTCTACTAGAAAAACAATGTAGACAAATAACTCTCGGAGGGTGGTTCTTACAAATAGTTCTCGATTCTCTGTTGTATCCTCCGTCAGCGTAGTTCCCCACAGACCTAACAAATCAGAACATGATTTTTAAAGCCAGCTGTTAGATTCTTTCTGTCATACACATTTatcatcaaaataaaaaacataatacaTCTATTatcttgtgtatatatatatatatatatatatatatatatatatatatatatataaatatatacacaagaTAATAGATatatcatattttttattttgatcatATATACTATTGCAATATCAAACTTTATTCTAAATCAGTCAATGAGGATCGTATTATAATTAGCTCATAATgataaaactgaacaaaaatcttaaaataaatgGAAACAATCGAAAATTGTTAAACTTCAAAATGTTTTTAGAGATCCATTAGATTTACCATTAGAAATCCaacattgttatatatatatatatatatatatatatatatatatatatatatatatatatatatatatatatatatatatactttaccTACAGTATATTCCAGTAATGCTATATAATTTGTCTACAGTATAGTCCAGTATTGCTATATTGCAGCTATATTATCTAAAGCAgtataatctaatctaatagCACTACTGCAATATCAGTAAACATGGATGTATCATTAAATGTCTGTaattacaatattttatatattattattatttacagttactTATGAATTCATAACACAATCTGTTTGAAGTCTTCTTTTTCTGTTCGCTTCAATGTAAACAAATGAgaacatttttcattttgcagAACAAGACTGTAGGTTACACACAATAATATTTCAACAAATTCATGAAGAATCAAATTAGATATTGTCTTTTCTATTTCACTGCATGTCTCCACTTCCTTCAAAAAACTAGGAGGGAGAaggaatttaacaaaatgtAGAAGAAGATTTTCACAGGGAACCTATAAACCACAGGGGATGTTAAACCTGGCCCATAAAACTGGACAAACTGCAGACTGTCGATGCACAGTTACCTTTGATAGCTCGTAGGAGGGAAGAGCAGCATCCGGATCTTTTCTTCTCAGGATACTGGTTTATTACTCTATCTTCAGCAGGGTAAGGGTTGGGTGCAGTTAGTTTGTCCATGCCGTCCAGGGGGCTGTGGAAGAGGGACTGAGGGTTATAAACAGTGCTGATGGAACGCTGCACAGGTGGAGGAGTGCCGCAGTAGGCCTGGTTCACCCACGCTCTTTTCCCCAGGTTCTCCAGTTCGCACTCCACCTGATTGCTCAGGTGGCTCTCTGCCCGGTTGTTGAGTTTCTGCATGGTGCCGTGCACTGAGGTGCAGCGTGTGgctctgtgttttttaaaaacCTCGGAAACAAGCCTTTTGACAGCAGAAAGGTGCCACCTGCTTTTATATCTTCCTCCTGCACTACAGTCACTGAGGATGTGCCACTGGTTTTGCAGGGGGAGGGAACACTCTTTTGTTCACGCAGCTCATAAAAAACCTTGTCCTACCATTGAGGAAATCTAAGACTTCTTTGTTCTGTGATGGCACTGTTGGGCAAAGTAGAGATGCTGCATGAATAAGACAGAAAAGAGCTGGACTGTCTCTCTGTCCTGTGTCTTTTACgacataaaatacatttatatcatAGAATTGTCAAATTGAACTGttgttcatctgcaacagaaACAAATATGGATATTGTCATTGTCATGACAAAACCATTTAGCAGACTCTCGGATACAGAATAAAGAGTGATTTGTCTATCTTGATCTGGATAGCTTCAATAATTATCAAGTTAACCTCTTGTGGTGGTCTGCACAGAGGGAGTTCTTTTGGCATGAGCGGTGTTGGAGATCTAGAATTTGAGCCCAGCAAGGCAGCTGTATATCatctgtagtagtagtaaatgtgcaaaacaatcagatcaagattcttgtgggttttttttttttcattattaatataGCAGTTATTTTGCcagttttaataaagatgtgCCGTCTCGTGACTTTGGTCTATTAACTGGATCTGACtgacatataaatacataatttagaatataataattaaaaaaatacaacataaaAAGCTTGACTTACGCTTATCTCACAGCATTAAATCCACATTGCACCTTAAAACAGCACCACAGACGCATTCAAGCATGAAGCTGAAGAGTATCTCCATAACGAGGCTGGAGTTATACTCCAGCATTTTACTGGAATAttccgctccaccttaaattcTGCACATAACTGCGGCGTTATTTTAAGGTGTAAAACATAAGGCTGCGAGATAAACACACAGCATTCTGTGTGGTCGGTATGACTGGCAGATTTGCGTTGTTTAACACAGGTGTTGTGTTTTGTCAGTGTTGGAGGATATGCTGTTTGCTGAGGGAAACAGGTTGGATGAACTAATGGACCTAAAGCTGGTTGTTGCTATGCATTCAAAGctaaacacatttacattacattttacatttaaggcatttagcagacgctcttttccagagctacttacaaaagtgctttgctatttacccaagtaAAACCTCAGCttgtttgaatagactaataattcaaagatctctctaagtttagacactactaaacacaagtcagtaaggtgaacactctactattctcccaagtattctcggaagaggtgggtcttcagtctgagtttgaagacagcgagcgactctgtcgttcggacacccaggggaagctcgttccaccactttggtgccaggacagaaaaaaggctGGACGCTTATACACCAAACACTGGCAAAATATGTATGCAGATATGTATGTAAACAGTATGCACACACTATATAATGCATATTATGCATATCATATACGAACATAACTATAATAACCCAGGTTACTATGTCATTCTATAAGTGAATATTTACTTAGATTTACCCTATATCTTAAGATTCAGTAAATTAAATGCACacactatatatctatataataataataataataataataataataacaacactaTATAACCAATAATTATTTATTGACTGTTTACTCTTCACATGTATGACACTGTCATGCTGAAACACAGACTCATTACTCAATTGTTAACAACGCTGAGACAATAGATTACAGATGAATAGAGCACAGAAATATGTCAGTTGGCAACTGATTGTAAGTGCATATGCCTCACCAGTAACAGCAAGGTTGCCTTTATGGTAATTTACTAAAACATGTATATGTGGGCTATATGAAGTATGCTAATGAACATATAGATATTCGTATGACATGCATTTATGAATGGGTAGCCACCTGTTAGAAACCACTGAAAGGACATTGGAgtgcaaataatctgcataaGCATAAGCTTCACTGAAACCATCTGTATAAAAGGCAATATAACATCGCAATTAAAAATATCGTCACCAtcatgcagaaaccttgtatcttcaaaaaggcaactttacaggactaAGACAAaaaccttcaatggaagtcagtgtagaaagatttgtaagtcattttggagcatttctattggtccatttctcaTAAAACATGTCAGTGTGTCACAATTGTGCCagaatgtgaagaacaactcccagattcacataatgtaaaaatgaaaaagcagcAAAATAATTAGAGAGCTTTTTATGTGACAGAGACGATGTCTTACAATACACAAGATACTATGTTCCTTGTatagctgtaaatgtaaaaatattatgaAGGACTACTTTTGTCTAATGCATAATGTGCACAAGGTACACACATTCAGCACTGTAATGGTAAGTAATGATTTTGGTGGGTaaaaagaacctccaaaatatTAGGCCCTCAGTCATAACTGATAACTGCAATTACATCTGGGAGACACTTCTTTCTCTTTACTATAATTTCACTTTAGTGTGTTTAATGCTGTAGTGATAGCAGAAGTGGCATTATGACAGTTGAAACTTGAGTGATTAATCGTGGTGTTTTTGCTCTCTGTGGTTTTGTATACACGCCTTGACATGAGTGCAGGCTGCTCACGCCTCACTGCTGCACAATAGTCACATTACACACAGTCAGTGCACAACAAAGACTTTAATTTTCTTTCCCCAATCGAGAGGGCTTGGAGGGTCTGGCATATCAGAGGCAGCGCCacatttcagttcaattcagttaaTTCAGTAAAGTCAGCGATCGCCCAGTCTTTGATTTAGTCGCGTTCTTTTGGCACAGACGGCCCTATATGTTTTACTGATGACTGAAACAATAGAAACACAATAGAAAATGTCAGTGATCATCTCAAAGCTCTGACATATTAAGAAGATTATCCTGTAATTGTGCATCTTTCCAGTAATCAGTATTGCagtaaaatgaaatattttgaTGATAAATATCATTAGTATCCTTGCTGCTATCTGATTTTATAGGGCGAATCACAAAATTCGATTATTATATACAAGAACAGTCACATTATCAAATCCTCTCATTTGCATCcagttgaaaaaaaaagcatcagcgtcagcatgtaaaaaaaacaaaacaagaaaggGACTTCAAATACAATGCTGATCACAGTCCTTTAAACAAGATTTATAATTTGTCTGAGGAAATGACAGAGACATGCTTGTTTGCAGCAGCCTTATCTAAGGGCACACTGGGCTCTGCTGAAATGACAGAGCCTTTATCTGGTTAGTGTGCACaccagagcagacccacacagCTGACAGTTAAATTTACTGCCATGATGTAGAAAACCAGCCTTTCAGCACTGCTTTTTCAATTCCAAATGTGTCAAAAATTCTTAGAAAGACTGTAAACtgttgttttggaatatttacttttactttctaacttttttttttgcttctgtaTAATCTGGGTCTCTCTGTGGATTGAAATGAAAAGCTAGAATTTCTATAGATTTTCTATACATGCCTTTATAGTTTAATTATTGGcttgttaataataattagttgTTTTTTCAGACAATACTTTAAATAATcagcaaaaataaacacaaacagaattttttttcatttcaatttCATTTTATTCTTTCAGTTTTAATTTGATGCTCAACAGATAAAGCCCTTTTTtcaacacactaaacacactgaactcatttagtGTGTCCTAGTCCATCTTGTCCTGGGTACAGTTAAACACACCATGACCAATGTAATGGTGCCAGTTTGGCAAAATAGTTTCAGATACAGATTCTCAGGTACATCAGATTCTCAGGTACATCAGTAACTAAGCTTCCATATGAATTTACTAGTTTAAGGCTTGACAAAATGATTTGATACAAAGCAGTACAAGCTTCGAGCATCTGTTTACGAGTTTTAGATCTACCCACAATTACAGACCATAACATTTTCATACTTACAAAAATaagttgtaaaaataaatactatAGGGGCTATAACTGCACTTCTTCAACCAGCTCATCAAAATGTTCCAAGCTAATGAAAATGATctgattaatattaaaaatacaggCCAATACATTATACATGAATGCAATACAAATGTATTTACTGACATCAGTATCCTTGGAATAAAAGATACAAGTTAGCACTCCACCATGTCTCGCTCTACGTAGGGACTTGGAGGCCCTCGTAATGGTAGGAAAAGGAGGAAGGCATGTGTTCGTCTTCGATGGGCGAGCTGTACCTCACAATGCACGGGTAGCTCTCTGACTGCAGGCTGTCAAACTGCAGGTCCAGCCACTGCCTGTGAGGGGCACTGTGTCTGCTGGAGTCGGTCAGGATCCGGTTGAGAGCCATGATGTAGCTCAGAGCCATCTGCAGAGTTTCGTACTTTGACAGTTTCTTGTCCTGACCCCACTGAGGAACCACTTTGCGCAGTCGGTCGAAGGCCGTGTTCAAGCCCTGCATCCTCTTCCTTTCTCGAGCGTTGGCTGCCATCCTCCGACGTGCTGCACCCTCAAACTTCTCCAGGTCTCTGGGGTCACACTCAGAGCCTGAATCTGCACAGCTTGGTCTGCGGGGCTTCATTCTTCTTGGTTCAGATCCACAAGAGCTGCTACTGTCCTCCAGTGGTGGATATATTAAAAGTCTTCTTCCTTGTGGGCCTGTTATGGGCTGCTGTACCAAACAGGTCCACTCTGATGTGTCAAGCCTAAAGCTGTTTGGCCCTGAGGAGGACAGATGATGCTTATATAGGACTGGAGTACTGACAGGTGGCAGCAGGTGGAGCCCCATCGTATTGCACCATCCGAACATTATTACTCTGgaggcatacacacacacacacacacacacacacacacacacacacacacacacacacagactcgccCCTAATCGACAGCAAAAATGTACACAACCCACCCTCCCACCACCCCAACCCACTCACTCAAACTTTAATGACATTCCAATTAACTTTGGCAGGGCTATCAGCCTTAGGGTCCCCTGAAAAGCGTGCATTACAAATGCAGAAAACTTACCATCTGGCCTGAGCACTTTAACTCATGGGGGGTCAATGACAGAAAGAACTATTTGATTTGACTGAATCTGTGAGCGtattatattcttttttttgcatCTTAGCACCTCACTTGTGGCATGTCAGATATTTGAAATATAACTTGGTAGATGCCAAACAGAATAAGTCTCAGTAAATGTGATGGTCCTCCCAAAACACATGTAAAATACAGTGTAATTTCtagatattttatttgtt carries:
- the atoh7 gene encoding transcription factor atoh7 codes for the protein MKPRRPSCADSGSECDPRDLEKFEGAARRRMAANARERKRMQGLNTAFDRLRKVVPQWGQDKKLSKYETLQMALSYIMALNRILTDSSRHSAPHRQWLDLQFDSLQSESYPCIVRYSSPIEDEHMPSSFSYHYEGLQVPT